One genomic window of Kosmotoga olearia TBF 19.5.1 includes the following:
- a CDS encoding segregation and condensation protein A — MKLIFTLPEFEGPLDLLLFLVRKHRVDIRSIPITVIADEFIVHIEKMKSLDMVVTSDFLLMASTLLQMKSKALLPRLSPKEAQELEKQQKELYRQVEEYQTLKELSKRLKIKLYESSSYERVKVDTPETVSYSEELPQKLAEAFRAILKETVEKERVYTITSELYSVEDRMEEIEKEYEEIRLMEILKQKTRIEVVVTFLAVLELIKLGRYIIVTLEPTPLFRRVHK, encoded by the coding sequence ATGAAACTTATATTCACGCTTCCAGAGTTTGAAGGTCCGCTTGACCTTCTACTCTTTCTTGTTAGAAAACATCGCGTGGATATAAGGTCGATTCCCATAACGGTTATCGCAGATGAGTTTATCGTACACATAGAAAAGATGAAGTCTCTTGATATGGTTGTAACTTCCGATTTTTTGCTCATGGCATCGACTTTATTGCAGATGAAATCAAAGGCACTCCTTCCAAGGCTAAGTCCAAAAGAGGCACAGGAACTTGAAAAACAACAGAAAGAATTGTACAGGCAGGTTGAAGAATATCAAACGCTTAAAGAACTATCAAAGCGGCTCAAGATAAAGCTCTACGAATCTTCTTCCTACGAAAGAGTCAAGGTCGATACCCCTGAAACAGTATCATATTCCGAAGAATTACCACAAAAACTCGCAGAAGCTTTCAGAGCAATACTGAAGGAAACCGTAGAAAAAGAAAGAGTTTATACGATAACATCCGAATTGTACAGCGTAGAAGACAGAATGGAAGAAATAGAAAAGGAATACGAAGAAATTAGATTAATGGAAATACTTAAACAAAAGACCCGTATTGAAGTGGTGGTAACCTTTCTTGCAGTTCTTGAACTTATTAAGCTTGGTAGGTACATAATAGTAACCCTCGAGCCCACGCCATTGTTCAGGAGGGTACATAAATGA
- the scpB gene encoding SMC-Scp complex subunit ScpB, with product MSEGISKKAAIEAMIFASRQGITSKKMAKILELKENQLLLILEELQEEYANNPNRGVILRQVNGKFRFYTKKEVQKYVTEVIRRPIARITDSQLEVLAIVAIRGPVTRTDVELMRGKSSQSQLLELQKMGLLRKRRSKLPGRPYLYKVTQKFYDTFQLNDLSEIVEGLEGKIVETKEVNPSETSEVSSTEQPPVEAESGGSDKGK from the coding sequence ATGAGTGAAGGGATCTCCAAAAAAGCAGCCATAGAGGCGATGATCTTCGCATCTCGCCAGGGAATTACCTCCAAAAAGATGGCGAAAATTCTTGAATTGAAGGAAAATCAACTTCTCCTTATACTGGAAGAATTACAGGAGGAGTACGCCAATAATCCGAACCGAGGCGTCATTTTAAGACAGGTCAACGGGAAATTCAGATTCTACACAAAAAAAGAGGTACAAAAATATGTCACAGAAGTAATCAGACGTCCTATCGCAAGAATAACCGATTCTCAACTTGAAGTCCTTGCCATAGTCGCCATAAGAGGGCCTGTAACAAGGACCGATGTCGAGCTGATGCGCGGAAAATCCTCACAATCGCAGCTCCTCGAACTTCAAAAAATGGGACTTTTAAGGAAGAGGCGTTCAAAACTTCCTGGAAGGCCTTATCTGTATAAAGTAACCCAGAAATTCTATGATACCTTCCAGCTAAACGACCTTTCTGAAATAGTGGAGGGATTGGAAGGAAAAATTGTGGAAACGAAGGAGGTAAACCCTTCTGAAACTTCAGAGGTTTCTTCAACTGAACAGCCACCTGTCGAGGCGGAAAGCGGGGGAAGCGATAAAGGGAAATAG
- a CDS encoding pseudouridine synthase: MKGNRVLINGKPVTEPWFEIDPVKDSITLDGKKVRPRKQQRVVYALNKPRGYLSSMSDDRGRKTIADLIKGKIPEKVFHVGRLDMDTEGLIILTNDGELARKLSHPSSKIRKTYVARVTGKLSHHEIKRLENGVVLRDGFKTSGASIRVIRASLRDTLVEIIIHEGHKREIREMFKVFDKHVLYLKRTAIGSLKVDIVPNPGDIKKLTGQEIQKLLK, from the coding sequence ATAAAGGGAAATAGGGTTCTCATAAACGGTAAGCCCGTGACGGAACCATGGTTTGAAATTGATCCCGTAAAAGATTCGATCACACTCGACGGGAAGAAAGTAAGGCCCAGAAAGCAACAGCGAGTGGTTTATGCTTTGAACAAGCCGCGAGGTTATCTCAGTAGTATGAGCGATGATAGAGGTCGGAAGACAATTGCCGATCTTATAAAGGGGAAAATACCGGAAAAAGTCTTTCACGTTGGCAGGCTCGATATGGATACCGAAGGGTTGATAATCCTCACCAATGACGGTGAGCTGGCCAGAAAACTCTCGCATCCTTCTTCTAAAATAAGGAAGACCTATGTTGCCAGGGTTACTGGAAAGCTGAGCCACCACGAAATAAAACGTTTGGAGAATGGCGTGGTTTTGAGAGACGGATTTAAAACTTCCGGGGCTTCTATCAGGGTTATTCGGGCTTCACTAAGAGATACCCTAGTCGAAATAATCATTCATGAAGGGCACAAAAGAGAAATCAGGGAAATGTTTAAAGTGTTCGACAAACACGTCCTTTACCTCAAAAGAACGGCTATTGGCAGCTTGAAGGTAGATATCGTTCCAAACCCCGGAGACATAAAAAAACTAACTGGACAAGAAATACAAAAACTGCTAAAATAA
- a CDS encoding ABC-F family ATP-binding cassette domain-containing protein, which produces MLHIKNLRIEFDEFILIDNISFDVVPGEVLAITGPNGCGKTSLIRAIKGELPYEGTVFVEKGKKIAFVPQENPESNERVVEFILQEFPEIHRIKKLLESQVDDPLICANLLDEYAGMSGFELEDRIVRELLRLGFGRQELEKSVSDFSEGEKRLLLVTRAILKDPDLIILDEPTNHLDISMIMRLEEEILRLKKSGKAFIVISHDRTFVDKIADRTLFIQRGKAVTVRGGFSLMRAHLQNKFESDLRRAQEISRKIRQLEQEVARRKEWSRKKESQKKFADKVMNKGYIGRKSAKLAKRARAVEKRVEELIDKLKAEKPFIEKRLKMLFPYYEVAERKLLSCENLSFSYDTKDLFSDINLDLTTKDRAAIVGPNGTGKTTLLKCLIGALKPKTGQIYMNKNVNWVYLPQRIETFFQKEILLDTFMVFGISETEIRTILGAAKFRREKVFQRVDTLSKGELTRAAIVWATLSKAEFLFMDEPTNHLDIESLEVLDVLIENFKGGMLFISHDRHFISRHAREVYYLSDKKLSRMNL; this is translated from the coding sequence TTGCTGCATATAAAAAATCTTCGAATAGAGTTCGATGAATTTATTCTGATAGATAATATCTCTTTCGATGTTGTTCCGGGTGAGGTTCTTGCTATAACAGGACCAAATGGTTGCGGGAAAACTTCTTTAATACGCGCCATAAAAGGAGAGCTTCCTTATGAAGGAACTGTGTTTGTCGAAAAGGGAAAGAAGATAGCCTTCGTACCTCAGGAAAATCCGGAGTCAAATGAAAGAGTTGTCGAATTTATTTTACAAGAGTTTCCGGAGATTCACCGCATAAAGAAACTCCTGGAATCCCAAGTCGACGACCCGCTCATTTGTGCGAACCTGCTCGACGAATATGCCGGAATGAGTGGTTTCGAGCTTGAAGATCGTATTGTAAGGGAACTTCTAAGATTAGGATTCGGAAGACAGGAACTCGAAAAAAGTGTTTCCGATTTTTCTGAAGGAGAAAAACGGTTACTCCTTGTAACCCGCGCAATACTTAAAGACCCGGATTTGATTATCCTGGACGAACCTACGAACCACCTTGACATTTCAATGATCATGCGACTGGAAGAGGAAATACTCAGGTTGAAAAAATCAGGAAAAGCATTTATCGTAATAAGCCACGACAGAACGTTTGTCGACAAAATCGCTGATCGGACGCTATTTATACAACGCGGAAAAGCGGTTACGGTAAGAGGTGGGTTCAGCCTTATGAGAGCCCATCTTCAAAACAAATTTGAATCCGATTTAAGGCGTGCACAGGAAATCTCCCGAAAAATCCGGCAACTCGAGCAGGAGGTGGCCAGGCGAAAAGAGTGGTCGAGGAAGAAAGAATCTCAGAAAAAATTCGCAGACAAGGTAATGAACAAAGGGTACATCGGCAGGAAATCTGCCAAACTGGCAAAAAGGGCGAGAGCTGTTGAGAAGAGGGTAGAAGAACTAATCGATAAATTGAAAGCCGAAAAGCCCTTCATCGAAAAAAGGTTGAAAATGCTTTTCCCGTATTATGAGGTTGCGGAAAGAAAATTGTTGAGCTGTGAAAATTTGAGCTTTTCTTACGATACGAAGGATTTATTCTCTGATATAAACTTAGACCTAACCACTAAAGACAGAGCTGCAATAGTTGGGCCCAATGGAACTGGGAAAACAACCCTGCTGAAATGCTTGATTGGAGCCCTGAAACCAAAAACAGGGCAGATTTATATGAACAAGAACGTAAATTGGGTTTATCTGCCCCAGAGAATCGAAACTTTTTTCCAGAAAGAGATCCTGCTGGATACCTTCATGGTTTTCGGCATATCTGAAACTGAGATAAGGACTATACTTGGGGCTGCAAAGTTCAGAAGGGAAAAGGTTTTTCAGCGAGTTGACACCCTGAGCAAGGGTGAACTCACACGAGCTGCGATAGTATGGGCTACACTTTCTAAAGCTGAATTTCTGTTTATGGATGAACCGACGAATCACCTGGACATTGAATCTCTTGAAGTGCTGGATGTCTTAATCGAAAATTTCAAGGGAGGAATGCTGTTTATCAGTCACGACAGGCATTTCATCTCAAGGCATGCTCGAGAAGTGTATTATCTGTCGGATAAAAAACTTTCGAGGATGAACTTGTAA
- a CDS encoding ABC transporter ATP-binding protein, with the protein MDSVDVLRVEFLEAKLGDFKLGPVSLKAKENEIVALLGSSGCGKTLLLRAIAGLQEPSGGKVFIAGKDATALSPNERNIAFVFQNDAIFPHLDTFENVAFPLRLRKDKEAEGKVVKKAQELDGLSDYLDKLPEKLPAGIRKLTAIARETVRNFELILMDEPFERLDRKIRNEMRTLVKKLLMVLGRCVVIVLNDPEDAMAVADRVYVMKKGSFIASGNPVELYANPPSIEVMEIFSPLGVNRIENIVFRPEDVEIAEDGEEIEIIHSSPYDSKKALCNVIFRAQPAVMLLPLKAISAKKGKVKLRRVFKEE; encoded by the coding sequence ATGGATAGTGTAGATGTTTTAAGAGTGGAGTTCCTTGAAGCAAAGCTCGGGGATTTTAAGCTTGGTCCCGTAAGTTTGAAAGCTAAGGAAAATGAGATCGTAGCTCTTCTAGGTTCTTCTGGATGTGGAAAGACTCTTCTTTTAAGGGCAATAGCTGGCCTTCAGGAACCAAGCGGTGGGAAAGTGTTCATCGCCGGTAAGGACGCAACCGCTCTATCTCCAAACGAGAGAAATATAGCATTTGTCTTTCAGAATGACGCTATTTTTCCTCATCTGGATACTTTCGAAAATGTGGCCTTCCCTCTCAGATTGCGAAAAGACAAAGAAGCGGAAGGAAAGGTAGTAAAAAAAGCCCAAGAACTCGATGGGCTTTCTGACTATCTCGATAAGCTTCCAGAAAAACTACCGGCAGGAATAAGAAAGTTAACGGCAATAGCGAGAGAAACTGTCAGAAATTTTGAATTGATTCTCATGGACGAGCCTTTCGAAAGACTTGACAGAAAAATCAGGAATGAAATGCGTACGCTGGTGAAGAAACTTCTCATGGTGTTGGGACGTTGTGTTGTGATAGTCCTCAACGACCCTGAAGATGCTATGGCGGTAGCTGACAGGGTTTACGTGATGAAGAAAGGGAGCTTCATAGCTTCAGGGAATCCGGTTGAGCTCTACGCCAACCCACCTTCAATAGAAGTTATGGAGATCTTTTCACCGCTAGGGGTCAATCGAATCGAAAATATAGTGTTCAGACCGGAAGATGTGGAAATAGCAGAAGATGGTGAAGAAATTGAAATCATTCATTCCAGCCCATATGACAGCAAGAAAGCCTTATGCAATGTAATTTTCAGAGCTCAACCTGCTGTGATGCTTCTACCGCTGAAGGCTATATCTGCGAAGAAAGGAAAAGTTAAGTTGAGAAGAGTCTTCAAAGAAGAGTGA
- a CDS encoding DUF2905 domain-containing protein, translating to MKTCQRLFSGKIQEVCTLEFLEKLLIKIGIIAFILAATVFLFRKIGIPFGKLPGDIHISRDGFEFWFPITTCLVLSGLISGIIWLLRFIGNLFK from the coding sequence TTGAAAACATGCCAACGCCTGTTTTCTGGAAAGATCCAGGAGGTGTGCACTCTGGAATTTTTAGAAAAGCTGTTGATCAAGATTGGAATAATAGCGTTCATTTTGGCTGCCACTGTCTTTTTATTTAGAAAAATAGGGATTCCTTTCGGGAAGCTACCGGGAGATATACACATTTCGAGAGATGGATTCGAGTTCTGGTTTCCAATTACTACCTGTCTCGTTTTGAGTGGCCTTATCAGCGGGATAATATGGCTGCTGAGATTCATCGGCAATCTTTTTAAATAA
- the lysA gene encoding diaminopimelate decarboxylase, translating to MKELLKKIAKVYGTPVYVYFEKEIKNRIDNVLGVFEGINVFPTFAVKANNNPHLLKVIYNKGFGMDVITPGELYAAKLAGASPEKLVWNGNGKTETDIKKFIGSVKYVNVDSFEEMEIWKKKEANVELFIRVNPNIDARTHPHISTGLKKHKFGIPLDKLDEFLKKFPDNRIKGLHVHIGSQITTVAPFVEAFEKVSEVSKKYGFEKINIGGGWGINYDGKELDLLEYRKKVVPLLKNFKEVICEIGRYIIGPSGILLLKVLNLKKTDDKYFVVVDGGMNTLIRPALYGAHHGIKILEPTALSGKIDIVGPLCESGDKLAWDIEIELPEVSSLLYVENAGAYGFSMSNNYNSTLRPAEVLVKENGEIVLIRRRETLNDLFGTVQRTEIREPENPR from the coding sequence ATGAAAGAATTATTGAAAAAGATTGCGAAAGTTTATGGGACACCAGTGTATGTGTATTTTGAGAAAGAGATCAAAAACCGTATAGACAACGTTTTAGGAGTTTTTGAGGGAATAAATGTTTTTCCAACGTTTGCTGTGAAAGCAAACAACAACCCCCACTTATTGAAGGTCATTTACAATAAAGGCTTCGGGATGGATGTAATTACCCCGGGAGAGCTTTATGCTGCAAAATTGGCAGGTGCTTCGCCTGAAAAACTGGTATGGAACGGTAATGGAAAAACAGAAACAGACATAAAGAAGTTCATTGGAAGCGTGAAATATGTGAACGTAGATTCTTTTGAAGAAATGGAGATCTGGAAAAAGAAAGAAGCAAACGTTGAATTGTTTATCAGAGTGAATCCCAATATAGATGCGCGTACACATCCTCATATCTCCACTGGTCTAAAAAAACATAAATTCGGTATCCCGTTGGATAAACTCGATGAATTTCTGAAGAAATTCCCCGATAACCGAATCAAGGGATTACACGTTCATATAGGATCTCAGATAACCACCGTTGCCCCTTTCGTTGAGGCGTTCGAAAAAGTCTCTGAAGTATCGAAAAAATATGGATTTGAGAAGATCAACATTGGTGGGGGATGGGGAATAAATTACGATGGAAAGGAGCTGGATTTATTAGAATACAGGAAAAAAGTTGTCCCGCTTTTGAAGAATTTCAAGGAAGTTATATGCGAGATCGGCAGGTACATCATTGGCCCATCAGGGATTTTATTGTTAAAGGTTCTGAACTTAAAAAAGACTGATGACAAATATTTTGTTGTTGTGGACGGAGGAATGAATACTTTAATCAGGCCAGCACTTTATGGTGCGCATCATGGTATCAAGATTCTCGAGCCCACTGCTTTATCCGGGAAAATAGATATAGTCGGTCCCCTTTGCGAATCTGGAGATAAGCTGGCATGGGATATAGAAATAGAGTTACCTGAAGTCAGCAGTTTGTTGTACGTTGAAAACGCAGGAGCGTACGGATTCTCAATGTCTAACAACTACAATTCTACCCTCAGGCCAGCGGAGGTACTGGTAAAAGAAAACGGTGAAATAGTATTGATAAGGCGAAGAGAAACTTTAAATGATCTGTTTGGAACAGTGCAGAGAACCGAGATCCGAGAACCCGAGAATCCGAGATAG
- a CDS encoding D-alanyl-D-alanine carboxypeptidase/D-alanyl-D-alanine-endopeptidase, whose amino-acid sequence MKKVIFLIFILLTTSIFGDTVRELVDNFDGFVGIYVEDIETGEIITQYNATKLFTPASVTKLFTLLAALENLGLEYTYKTKFYLIGEDFGVKGSGDPTIYVSTLHDIIAKIVEDKKIVEINNIILDDRLFDRKEIYGRGWMWDDPNPMIGALTIKGPSYPSISSGIDQYTLTRKFFETLKSTFEELGVSVKGEMVVKYISKKHEPAYIHESKPLREILKSMIEVSDNQVAEQIFRTVGAKVLKKGTINNSIAALIRTVKSVTEYGVNDFTITDGPGLSRYNLVSPKLVVEILKHMYKKYGDTLLDILSYSKNDGTIKGRFDFEVWGKTGTLTGVSGLAGFMKTKSGKMVVFSLFENNFSKSKTDAKGFENSILEIFYEGN is encoded by the coding sequence ATGAAAAAAGTAATTTTCTTAATTTTCATCCTTTTAACTACCTCAATATTTGGGGATACGGTGAGAGAACTTGTGGATAACTTTGATGGATTCGTTGGGATCTATGTTGAAGATATCGAAACAGGGGAAATTATTACCCAGTATAACGCTACAAAGCTGTTTACGCCAGCGTCCGTCACAAAGTTATTTACACTGTTAGCTGCCTTAGAAAACCTTGGTTTGGAATACACCTACAAAACGAAATTTTATTTGATCGGAGAAGATTTCGGGGTAAAAGGTTCCGGAGATCCAACTATTTACGTATCCACACTTCACGACATCATAGCCAAAATAGTGGAAGATAAGAAGATCGTTGAGATAAATAACATAATTCTTGACGACAGACTTTTCGATAGAAAAGAGATCTATGGAAGAGGTTGGATGTGGGATGATCCCAATCCGATGATAGGCGCTCTTACGATAAAAGGGCCTTCGTATCCATCGATCTCTTCTGGAATTGATCAGTATACACTAACCAGAAAATTTTTTGAGACATTGAAAAGCACCTTTGAAGAACTGGGTGTTTCCGTAAAAGGTGAAATGGTTGTCAAATACATATCAAAAAAACACGAACCGGCTTATATCCACGAATCCAAACCATTGAGAGAGATTCTGAAAAGCATGATCGAGGTAAGCGACAATCAGGTAGCCGAACAGATTTTCAGGACAGTGGGAGCAAAGGTATTGAAAAAAGGAACGATCAACAACTCCATAGCAGCCCTGATAAGAACCGTTAAAAGTGTCACAGAGTACGGCGTGAACGATTTTACGATCACCGATGGTCCTGGTCTTTCAAGATACAACCTTGTTTCCCCAAAACTGGTTGTGGAAATCCTGAAGCACATGTACAAAAAGTATGGAGATACACTTCTCGACATTCTTTCATATTCGAAAAATGATGGAACAATAAAAGGGAGATTCGATTTTGAAGTCTGGGGAAAGACGGGAACGCTTACGGGAGTTTCCGGATTGGCAGGTTTTATGAAAACAAAATCGGGGAAAATGGTGGTATTTTCACTGTTCGAAAACAACTTTTCAAAGTCAAAAACCGATGCCAAAGGTTTTGAAAACAGTATTCTGGAAATATTTTATGAGGGGAACTGA
- a CDS encoding carbohydrate ABC transporter permease has product MIIKRDWRYRLRQTIAYSLLIFLLITTLFPLYIMISTSLKPEGNILPSWDTLIPKEVTFKNYVDVWKSANFNRYFLNSVIVTVSVTILNIILDSIVAYALSRKNFKGANLVLLIILATMMIPAQVLMIPLFILIKKLAMYNTYWALILPFAVQGFGIFLMKQYFDGLPKSLDEAARIDGGGDFTILFRVLFPISRPAIAVLGINTFLTTWNSFLYPLIFTNTDSMRTLPIGIAYFNTLHGIDYVHLMAGSSIATIPVIVVFLAFQKQIISGLVRGAVKE; this is encoded by the coding sequence ATGATAATAAAAAGAGACTGGAGATACAGGTTACGCCAAACAATCGCATACTCACTTTTGATTTTTTTGCTAATAACAACCCTGTTTCCGCTCTATATAATGATTTCAACATCGCTAAAACCTGAGGGCAACATACTCCCAAGCTGGGATACCCTTATCCCGAAAGAAGTTACATTTAAAAACTATGTTGATGTTTGGAAGAGCGCAAATTTTAACAGGTATTTCCTTAACAGCGTTATTGTCACTGTGTCCGTTACCATTTTGAATATCATACTCGATTCAATAGTCGCTTACGCATTGTCCAGAAAGAATTTCAAGGGAGCAAACCTTGTACTTTTGATAATTTTGGCAACAATGATGATCCCCGCACAGGTATTGATGATTCCCCTTTTCATACTCATTAAAAAACTCGCAATGTATAACACTTACTGGGCTTTAATACTTCCCTTTGCAGTTCAGGGATTCGGAATTTTTCTTATGAAGCAATATTTCGACGGACTGCCAAAATCCCTCGACGAAGCTGCTCGAATAGATGGTGGCGGGGATTTCACAATACTTTTCCGGGTTCTTTTTCCAATCTCCAGGCCAGCAATAGCTGTTCTGGGTATCAATACATTCCTGACCACATGGAACTCGTTCTTATATCCTTTAATCTTCACGAATACCGATAGCATGCGGACACTTCCGATAGGAATCGCATATTTCAACACACTTCACGGAATTGATTACGTTCATTTGATGGCTGGTTCGAGTATTGCGACTATTCCAGTAATTGTGGTTTTTCTGGCCTTTCAGAAACAAATCATATCCGGTCTGGTCAGAGGGGCTGTTAAAGAATGA
- a CDS encoding carbohydrate ABC transporter permease, translating to MASKRLRNSLKIFLLLSPWIVSFLTFKLYPVGYSFYLSFTRYNPIRGKPPTFVGLKNYIKLFSDPTFMKALKNTLIFVVGTVPITTIIALLIAAVLVSNLNIKGKQIFQSGYFMPVVTSMVVIATIFSYLYSPYGYLTALMKFFGASVRYGRGILAEPKYALPAIMAMDIWASFGYYTILFLAGLQSINQEIYEAAAIDGAKGFYLFRKVTLPLISPMLLFVLVINTIRSFQIFIEVYVMTQGGPLKATTTIVYYLYETGFHKMKMGYAAAMSYVLFMIILAFTLIQKLVIRYQR from the coding sequence ATGGCAAGTAAAAGACTTAGAAATTCTCTCAAAATTTTTCTGTTGCTATCACCGTGGATAGTTTCTTTTCTAACTTTCAAACTCTATCCCGTTGGTTATTCTTTTTATTTGTCTTTTACCCGTTACAACCCCATCAGAGGGAAACCTCCTACTTTTGTTGGTTTGAAAAATTACATAAAACTGTTTTCTGACCCAACTTTCATGAAGGCTCTGAAAAACACTCTGATTTTTGTGGTTGGCACTGTGCCAATTACAACCATAATAGCACTGCTGATAGCGGCGGTTTTGGTGAGTAACCTTAATATCAAAGGGAAGCAAATTTTTCAATCAGGTTATTTCATGCCTGTTGTTACCTCGATGGTAGTTATAGCAACCATCTTTTCTTATCTTTATTCACCGTATGGATATTTAACGGCTTTAATGAAATTCTTTGGAGCTTCTGTAAGGTACGGTAGAGGAATCCTCGCTGAACCGAAATATGCGCTGCCTGCGATTATGGCAATGGATATCTGGGCCAGTTTCGGATATTATACAATCCTTTTTCTGGCTGGCTTACAATCAATCAACCAGGAAATTTATGAAGCTGCAGCGATCGATGGTGCAAAGGGATTCTATCTGTTCAGAAAGGTTACATTACCCCTGATTTCCCCAATGCTATTGTTTGTGCTCGTTATAAATACGATAAGGTCCTTTCAGATCTTTATCGAAGTTTATGTAATGACCCAGGGTGGCCCGCTGAAAGCCACAACTACGATTGTTTATTATCTCTACGAAACAGGGTTTCATAAAATGAAGATGGGTTACGCTGCTGCAATGTCTTATGTGTTGTTTATGATCATACTTGCATTTACGCTCATACAGAAGCTGGTTATCAGATATCAGAGGTGA
- a CDS encoding sugar ABC transporter substrate-binding protein: MRRVLLVTVLLISLLAVVAEGKVVLKFWNFWSDKWMGPVIEEFMKENPDIEVQMERLTWSDGFNKIVTAFAAGDTPDVLELGSTWVAQFAADGALLEVDVSDLLDKYNMWDPVIYKGKYYGYPWVVSTRILFYNKELFRKAGLDPEIAPRTWDELLDAAKKINALGDDIFGFGIKTGQYTTWQTFLPFAWSNGGSVLSEDWKSAAVNSPEFVEALSFVQKLTKYSMIDSNLNVRQAFMQGKVGIIMDDVGRIKSFAKDAPELDFGYAVFVRPDKLWSKPTQFGGAEVIVIPRNTKYPKEAEKLARFIVEKRSAMAISSRIPTLLPADKSVKDDEFFKNQPGFFVIMNQLQFTKTPPAHPKWVEIQEILTQYITEVYNGTIDPQSAMDMAAEEINVILEEFEEEYGE; the protein is encoded by the coding sequence ATGAGGCGTGTTTTGCTGGTAACCGTATTGCTTATCAGCTTGCTTGCGGTTGTTGCCGAAGGTAAAGTTGTACTCAAATTCTGGAATTTCTGGTCTGACAAATGGATGGGTCCGGTGATCGAAGAATTCATGAAGGAAAACCCGGATATCGAGGTACAGATGGAAAGACTGACGTGGTCCGATGGATTCAACAAAATAGTCACTGCTTTTGCTGCTGGCGATACACCAGATGTGCTGGAGCTCGGTTCAACATGGGTCGCTCAATTTGCGGCTGACGGTGCGCTTCTTGAAGTTGATGTCAGCGATCTGCTGGATAAGTACAACATGTGGGATCCTGTAATCTACAAAGGTAAATATTACGGTTATCCATGGGTTGTTTCTACCAGAATTCTTTTCTACAACAAAGAACTCTTTAGAAAAGCTGGACTCGATCCTGAAATAGCACCGAGAACATGGGACGAGCTTCTGGATGCCGCGAAAAAAATCAACGCATTAGGTGATGATATCTTTGGATTTGGAATCAAAACAGGACAGTACACAACATGGCAAACATTCCTGCCCTTTGCATGGTCAAACGGCGGAAGTGTGTTGTCAGAAGACTGGAAGAGCGCTGCTGTAAACTCTCCTGAATTTGTTGAAGCGCTGAGTTTCGTTCAAAAACTCACAAAATACTCCATGATAGACTCGAACCTCAACGTAAGACAGGCTTTCATGCAAGGAAAAGTAGGTATCATCATGGACGATGTTGGAAGAATCAAGTCATTCGCGAAAGATGCTCCTGAACTAGATTTCGGTTATGCTGTTTTTGTTAGACCGGATAAGTTGTGGTCAAAACCAACTCAGTTTGGTGGTGCCGAGGTTATTGTTATCCCAAGAAACACCAAGTATCCAAAGGAAGCTGAAAAACTTGCCAGGTTCATAGTTGAAAAAAGATCCGCAATGGCTATTTCCTCAAGAATACCGACATTGCTTCCGGCTGACAAAAGCGTTAAAGACGACGAGTTCTTTAAGAACCAGCCCGGTTTCTTTGTTATCATGAACCAACTCCAGTTCACAAAGACACCCCCTGCACATCCAAAGTGGGTTGAGATCCAGGAAATTCTCACCCAGTACATAACCGAGGTTTACAACGGAACAATAGATCCGCAGTCCGCAATGGATATGGCAGCGGAAGAAATAAACGTAATTCTTGAAGAATTTGAAGAAGAGTACGGCGAATAA